A window of the Planococcus citri chromosome 4, ihPlaCitr1.1, whole genome shotgun sequence genome harbors these coding sequences:
- the LOC135843429 gene encoding pyruvate kinase-like isoform X1: MSIIIRSHSVTVRYASVLKRSINMFSMTKAMAVYTSHLDHMCALDIDSKTSFVRLSGIICTIGPVSQAVEKLEDMIDAGMNIARLNFSHGSYEYHAGTIANARQAAVNYGKKIGIPCSLGIALDTKGPEIRTGLLEGGASAEIELKKGNSIILTTDKSYYEKGNVDKVYVDYVNIVNVIKKGNRVFVDDGLMSLIVEEVGADYLKCTIENGGMLGSRKGINLPGVPVDLPAVSEKDTKDLRFGVEQGVDMVFASFIRDAAGVEAIRKILGEDGKKIKIIPKIENHQGIKNIDSIIEASDGIMVARGDMGIEIPPEKVFLAQKSIIAKCNRAGKPVICATQMLESMVKKPRATRAESSDVANAILDGADCVMLSGETAKGEYPIQCVQTMANICKEAEAAIWHNQLFNELCSKVETPTDATHAVAIAAVEAAHKCNAAAIIVITTSGRSAHLISKYRPSCPIIAVTRYQQVARQSHLHRAILPLYYDAPQQSDWLKDVDCRVQYGIQFGTCRGFIKAQDPIVVVTGWRQGSGFTNTMRVVLADQILTH, translated from the exons ATGTCTATAATCATCCGATCACATTCTGTTACTGTTAGGTACGCTTCTGTGTTAAAAAGAAGCATAAACATGTTCTCAATGACTAAG gcAATGGCAGTGTATACATCTCATCTCGACCACATGTGCGCTTTGGATATCGATTCCAAAACGTCATTTGTGCGTCTGTCTGGTATCATTTGCACGATTG GACCTGTTTCTCAAGCTGTTGAGAAATTGGAAGATATGATCGATGCCGGAATGAACATAGCTCGTTTGAATTTCTCTCACGGTTCGTACGAATATCACGCCGGAACTATTGCTAATGCCCGACAAGCTGCTGTTAATTATGGTAAAAAAATCGGTATACCTTGCTCTTTGGGTATTGCTTTGGATACGAAAGGACCAGAAATTCGTACCGGACTTTTAGAAGGT GGAGCAAGTGCtgaaatcgaattgaaaaaaggaaattctATCATACTGACAACCGATAAAAGTTATTACGAAAAAGGAAACGTCGATAAAGTCTACGTAGATTACGTTAATATTGTCAATGTTATCAAGAAAGGCAATCGAGTATTCGTTGATGACGGTTTAATGTCTCTGATTGTAGAAGAAGTTG GTGCTGATTATTTGAAATGCACCATTGAAAATGGTGGTATGTTGGGAAGCCGTAAAGGTATCAATTTACCCGGCGTACCTGTCGATTTACCTGCCGTATCGGAAAAAGATACCAAAGATTTAAGATTTGGCGTTGAACAAGGTGTTGATATGGTTTTCGCTTCATTTATTCGTGATGCTGCCGGTGTTGaagcaattagaaaaattctag GTGaagatggtaaaaaaattaaaattattccaaaaatcgaaaaccatCAAGGTATTAAGAATATCGACTCAATTATTGAAGCTTCCGATGGTATTATGGTCGCTCGAGGAGATATGGGTATCGAAATTCCACCCGAAAAAGTATTTCTGGCTCAGAAATCCATTATCGCCAAATGCAACAGA gCTGGTAAACCGGTAATTTGCGCTACGCAAATGTTGGAATCCATGGTGAAAAAGCCGAGAGCTACGAGAGCCGAATCTTCTGACGTTGCGAACGCAATTTTGGATGGCGCTGACTGCGTCATGTTATCCGGAGAAACTGCTAAAGGAGAATATCCAATTCAGTGTGTGCAAACCATGGCTAATATTTGCAAAGAAGCCGAAGCTGCTATTTGGCATAATCAATTATTCAACGAGCTGTGCAGTAAA GTTGAAACACCTACCGACGCTACTCACGCTGTAGCCATCGCAGCTGTCGAAGCGGCTCACAAATGCAACGCTGCCGCCATCATTGTGATCACCACATCCGGCAGATCGGCTCATCTGATCTCGAAATACAGACCCAGCTGTCCCATCATCGCAGTTACAAGGTACCAGCAAGTAGCTCGGCAAAGCCATTTGCATCGGGCTATCCTTCCGTTATACTACGATG CTCCTCAACAATCTGACTGGCTCAAGGATGTCGATTGCCGAGTACAATACGGTATCCAATTCGGTACCTGCCGAGGTTTCATTAAAGCCCAAGACCCGATCGTTGTGGTCACCGGATGGCGCCAAGGATCAGGATTTACCAACACAATGCGCGTAGT ATTGGCTGATCAGATCTTAACGCATTGA
- the LOC135843429 gene encoding pyruvate kinase-like isoform X2 — MAVYTSHLDHMCALDIDSKTSFVRLSGIICTIGPVSQAVEKLEDMIDAGMNIARLNFSHGSYEYHAGTIANARQAAVNYGKKIGIPCSLGIALDTKGPEIRTGLLEGGASAEIELKKGNSIILTTDKSYYEKGNVDKVYVDYVNIVNVIKKGNRVFVDDGLMSLIVEEVGADYLKCTIENGGMLGSRKGINLPGVPVDLPAVSEKDTKDLRFGVEQGVDMVFASFIRDAAGVEAIRKILGEDGKKIKIIPKIENHQGIKNIDSIIEASDGIMVARGDMGIEIPPEKVFLAQKSIIAKCNRAGKPVICATQMLESMVKKPRATRAESSDVANAILDGADCVMLSGETAKGEYPIQCVQTMANICKEAEAAIWHNQLFNELCSKVETPTDATHAVAIAAVEAAHKCNAAAIIVITTSGRSAHLISKYRPSCPIIAVTRYQQVARQSHLHRAILPLYYDAPQQSDWLKDVDCRVQYGIQFGTCRGFIKAQDPIVVVTGWRQGSGFTNTMRVVYVGDKADN; from the exons ATGGCAGTGTATACATCTCATCTCGACCACATGTGCGCTTTGGATATCGATTCCAAAACGTCATTTGTGCGTCTGTCTGGTATCATTTGCACGATTG GACCTGTTTCTCAAGCTGTTGAGAAATTGGAAGATATGATCGATGCCGGAATGAACATAGCTCGTTTGAATTTCTCTCACGGTTCGTACGAATATCACGCCGGAACTATTGCTAATGCCCGACAAGCTGCTGTTAATTATGGTAAAAAAATCGGTATACCTTGCTCTTTGGGTATTGCTTTGGATACGAAAGGACCAGAAATTCGTACCGGACTTTTAGAAGGT GGAGCAAGTGCtgaaatcgaattgaaaaaaggaaattctATCATACTGACAACCGATAAAAGTTATTACGAAAAAGGAAACGTCGATAAAGTCTACGTAGATTACGTTAATATTGTCAATGTTATCAAGAAAGGCAATCGAGTATTCGTTGATGACGGTTTAATGTCTCTGATTGTAGAAGAAGTTG GTGCTGATTATTTGAAATGCACCATTGAAAATGGTGGTATGTTGGGAAGCCGTAAAGGTATCAATTTACCCGGCGTACCTGTCGATTTACCTGCCGTATCGGAAAAAGATACCAAAGATTTAAGATTTGGCGTTGAACAAGGTGTTGATATGGTTTTCGCTTCATTTATTCGTGATGCTGCCGGTGTTGaagcaattagaaaaattctag GTGaagatggtaaaaaaattaaaattattccaaaaatcgaaaaccatCAAGGTATTAAGAATATCGACTCAATTATTGAAGCTTCCGATGGTATTATGGTCGCTCGAGGAGATATGGGTATCGAAATTCCACCCGAAAAAGTATTTCTGGCTCAGAAATCCATTATCGCCAAATGCAACAGA gCTGGTAAACCGGTAATTTGCGCTACGCAAATGTTGGAATCCATGGTGAAAAAGCCGAGAGCTACGAGAGCCGAATCTTCTGACGTTGCGAACGCAATTTTGGATGGCGCTGACTGCGTCATGTTATCCGGAGAAACTGCTAAAGGAGAATATCCAATTCAGTGTGTGCAAACCATGGCTAATATTTGCAAAGAAGCCGAAGCTGCTATTTGGCATAATCAATTATTCAACGAGCTGTGCAGTAAA GTTGAAACACCTACCGACGCTACTCACGCTGTAGCCATCGCAGCTGTCGAAGCGGCTCACAAATGCAACGCTGCCGCCATCATTGTGATCACCACATCCGGCAGATCGGCTCATCTGATCTCGAAATACAGACCCAGCTGTCCCATCATCGCAGTTACAAGGTACCAGCAAGTAGCTCGGCAAAGCCATTTGCATCGGGCTATCCTTCCGTTATACTACGATG CTCCTCAACAATCTGACTGGCTCAAGGATGTCGATTGCCGAGTACAATACGGTATCCAATTCGGTACCTGCCGAGGTTTCATTAAAGCCCAAGACCCGATCGTTGTGGTCACCGGATGGCGCCAAGGATCAGGATTTACCAACACAATGCGCGTAGTGTACGTAGGAGATAAAGCTGATAACTAA
- the LOC135843432 gene encoding protein CREG1-like yields the protein MFYARLFVFACLFIFVRCVLEISIVKNNDVVPPADDAVCMARFVVHNSDWCSLAYISKNDGSTLGSPLSRIYSISDGTAGNSSGIVYFMVSPLDLTIQDLLKSNNCSVVMSLAQTHYCQMKKYDTQDPRCAQVILDGNFVFLEKKSKEIDIAKDVLWSRHPVMKTWYHFVLTHKWIFAKMEITKIAVVDMFGGRKFPSVSEYFTKNCTKYVSNFTENVHYLRNVQILN from the exons ATGTTTTACGCGAGGTTGTTTGTGTTCGcctgtttatttatttttgtacgATGTGTATTGGAAATTAGTATTGTGAAGAACAATGATGTGGTTCCACCAGCTGATGATGCTGTTTGCATGGCTAGATTTGTTGTTCATAATTCAG ACTGGTGTTCCTTGGCATATATTTCTAAGAATGACGGATCAACGTTAGGATCTCCTTTATCAAGAATATATTCCATAAGTGACGGTACAGCGGGTAACAGCTCTGGCATCGTATACTTTATGGTTTCTCCTTTAGATCTCACTATTCAAGACTTACTT AAAAGTAATAATTGCTCAGTTGTAATGAGTTTAGCCCAAACTCATTACTGTCAAATGAAGAAATATGATACTCAAGACCCTCGTTGTGCTCAAGTAATTCTCGAtggaaattttgtattt ttggaaaaaaagtcaaaagaaaTCGACATTGCAAAGGACGTTTTATGGAGTAGGCATCCTGTAATGAAAACGTGGTACCACTTTGTTCTAA CTCATAAAtggatttttgccaaaatggagATAACGAAAATTGCTGTAGTTGATATGTTCGGAGGTCGCAAATTTCCTTCGGTTTCggaatatttcacaaaaaattgtacgaaataTGTAAGCAATTTCACAGAAAACGTCCATTATCTTAGAaatgtacaaattttaaattaa